In Syntrophorhabdus sp., the DNA window ATCCCTCGACATCATGCGTCTCGTGAAGATAATGGTCAGGGTCTACAAGGAAGAGTTCAGCGTCGAGGGGATCAACATAGGCATCAATGTGGGCCGCGCCGCCGGGGCGGGACTTGAGGAGCACATTCACGTGCACATGGTGCCGCGCTGGTTCGGGGATACCAACTTCATGGCCGTCACGGGGGAGACGAGGGTGATCTCCGAACACCTCATGACCTCCTACGAGAGGCTGAAGAGAAGATTTCTTGAGACGGTTCTTTGACCGCTCCCGCGTGGTCCTCGACCCCCGGGCAATAGCCGGGGCGCTCACGGGAAAGGGACCGCACGAGCTCGCATTGCCCGAAAGGGCCATCGTAACCTTCAGTGAAGCAGACCTCAAGCGGTTGACGCAAAACAGGGACGCGTCCATCGTGGACGCCTGGGCCCCTTTCAGGATGATCCACCGTCTATCCGGGACCTCGACGGTGGTCATACGGTCCTCCTTTGGTGGCCCGAATATTGCTGCATTGATGGAGGAACTGTCCGCATTCGGTGTCAGAGAGTTCGTTCTCTGGGGCTATTGCGGAGGCATGGGG includes these proteins:
- a CDS encoding HIT domain-containing protein → MDRVWAPWRMEYITGTKAPGEKRCFLCIDEGKDNESLVIGRLGKAFVIMNRFPYTNGHVMVVPVRHTGLMEDLTDEESLDIMRLVKIMVRVYKEEFSVEGINIGINVGRAAGAGLEEHIHVHMVPRWFGDTNFMAVTGETRVISEHLMTSYERLKRRFLETVL